The genomic region AGGCTGGCCGCTGGGCAGCTTGGCCACCTCGCAGTGGCGCCACGTCATGGGCATGCGCATGCCCAGGCCTACGGCCTTGCTGAAGGCCTCTTTGGCTGAGAAGCGCGTGGCCAGGTAGCGCAGGCCGCGGTCGGGCCAGCGCTCGGTGCGCTCGCGCCACACAGCCAGTTCGCCCGCAGCCAGCACCTTCTCGGCAAAGCGGTCGCCGTGACGCTCCAGGCTCTCGCGAATGCGGCGCACATCGCAGATGTCGGTGCCAATGCCGTAGATCATGGTTTTGAGTGAAATATGCCTCTAGCGCTTGATAGATCAGCGCAAGCAGCTATCAAATCAGGAGTTGCTGTGACCTTCAAAGCCCGCATCGATACACGCTTGGTAAGCCTGCACCGTGGCGGCGTAGCCCAGCTCCAGCGCGTCGGCAATCAGCGCGTGGCCGATGGAGACTTCGAGCACACCGGGCACTTCGCGCACAAAAGCGGCGAGGTTGTAGCGGTTGAGGTCATGCCCGGCGTTCACGCCCAGCCCCGCATCCAGCGCCGCCTGGGCGGCTGCAGCGTAGCGGGCCAGTTGCTCGGCCTGCTGGGGGGTTCCCCAGGCGGCGGCGTAGGGTTCGGTGTACAGCTCCACGCGGTCTGCGCCCACGGCCTTGGCTGCAGCCATCTGCTCGGGCACGGGGTCCATGAACAGGCTCACGCGCACGCCCAAGGCCTTGCACTCGGCCACCAGCGGGGCCAGGCGCTCAGCGTCTTGCGGAAAGCTCCAGCCGTGGTCGCTGGTGAATTGGTC from Acidovorax sp. DW039 harbors:
- the acpS gene encoding holo-ACP synthase; the protein is MIYGIGTDICDVRRIRESLERHGDRFAEKVLAAGELAVWRERTERWPDRGLRYLATRFSAKEAFSKAVGLGMRMPMTWRHCEVAKLPSGQPVIVLHGALKAWFEERSLHAHLSVTDETDYAASFCVVERLEANQPPALIP
- a CDS encoding pyridoxine 5'-phosphate synthase, with the protein product MTTQPSQHSRHRTALSVNVNKVALVRNTRHLGIPSVTRAATLCLQAGAQGITVHPRPDERHIRAHDVYELAELMKAWPDREYNIEGNPSQNLMEFIRTVRPHQATFVPDSEDQFTSDHGWSFPQDAERLAPLVAECKALGVRVSLFMDPVPEQMAAAKAVGADRVELYTEPYAAAWGTPQQAEQLARYAAAAQAALDAGLGVNAGHDLNRYNLAAFVREVPGVLEVSIGHALIADALELGYAATVQAYQACIDAGFEGHSNS